From Papaver somniferum cultivar HN1 unplaced genomic scaffold, ASM357369v1 unplaced-scaffold_29, whole genome shotgun sequence, a single genomic window includes:
- the LOC113341302 gene encoding proteasome subunit beta type-4-like — translation MERIEGLLGPEDNKSRTLSPYVTGTSVLGIKYRDGVLMAADMGGSYGSTLRYKNVERVKPVGKHTLVGASGEISDFQEIMRYLDELILYDNMWDDDNSLGPKEIHNYLTRVMYNRRNKFDPLWNSLVIGGVKNGKKYLGTVSMLGVHFEDDHIATGFGNHLARPILRAEHSNDMSFEDAVKLLEKCMLVLLYRDRSAINKLQISNITEEGVTISQPYSLKTFWGLSAFKDPTKGAQGSW, via the exons ATGGAG AGAATCGAAGGTTTGTTAGGCCCGGAAGACAACAAGTCAAGAACATT GAGCCCTTATGTTACTGGAACATCTGTTTTAGGTATTAAGTACAGAGATGGAGTTCTCATGGCTGCTGATATGGGAG GTTCCTATGGTTCAACTCTGCGGTACAAGAACGTGGAACGAGTTAAACCAGTTGGAAAACATACTCTTGTCGGTGCCAGTGGAGAAATAAGTGATTTCCAGGAGATCATGCGTTATCTTGATGAACTTAT CTTGTACGACAACATGTGGGACGATGACAATTCTTTGGGCCCAAAAGAGATTCACAACTATTTAACTCGGGTGATGTATAATAGGCGTAACAAGTTTGATCCACTTTGGAATTCACTTGTCATCGGTGGAGTAAAAAATGGCAAGAAATATCTTGGCACG GTCAGTATGCTAGGAGTGCATTTTGAAGACGATCACATAGCAACCGGCTTTGGGAATCATCTGGCTCGGCCAATCCTCCGTGCTGAACATAGTAATGACATGAGCTTTGAGGATGCTGTTAAGTTACTGGAGAAGTGTATGCTTGTACTTCTTTATCGTGATAGATCTGCAATCAACAAGCTTCAG ATCTCTAACATTACTGAAGAAGGGGTCACAATTTCACAGCCTTACTCTCTGAAAACTTTCTGGGGTTTGTCCGCCTTCAAAGATCCGACCAAGGGTGCCCAAGGTTCATGGTAG